From Anaerohalosphaera lusitana, one genomic window encodes:
- a CDS encoding prolipoprotein diacylglyceryl transferase translates to MQPELFEIPFIHVTLKSYGLMMVIGFLVAMFVMRRMAAHQGEDPANILNVALYSLLAGVIGARLFYVVHHAENIDSFGEIFAVWQGGLEFLGGVLFAAAVVGSYLWFKKLNARKYGDMIAVGLMIGLAFGRIGCFLNGCCFGAITENPLGVQFPYGSPPYQSQAYPDSDRQRDEAVLDLPPEYYGGFDEHGHWVPAQSDAQKHHYYLKPKEKLTEQQQEAVKNVYSCRPVHPTQLYASANGLLLAGVLFLFWRRFRDAKPGWTFSLMLILYGTTRFVLESIRADNPFEYGWWALYKGGTVSQNIGIYMVITGLVLFYVFNRMSRSSRKPT, encoded by the coding sequence TGGTCATAGGCTTTCTGGTTGCGATGTTCGTCATGCGCCGTATGGCAGCGCATCAGGGTGAGGATCCGGCGAACATCTTGAATGTCGCCCTGTATTCACTGCTTGCGGGCGTGATCGGGGCAAGGCTCTTTTACGTCGTGCATCACGCTGAGAATATCGACAGCTTTGGCGAAATATTTGCGGTCTGGCAGGGAGGGCTCGAGTTTCTGGGGGGTGTTCTATTCGCCGCTGCGGTGGTAGGATCGTATCTGTGGTTCAAAAAGCTCAATGCCCGTAAATACGGTGATATGATCGCGGTGGGACTGATGATCGGCCTTGCGTTCGGACGGATAGGATGCTTTCTGAACGGCTGCTGCTTCGGCGCAATTACGGAAAACCCGCTTGGAGTGCAATTCCCTTACGGCTCCCCGCCGTACCAGAGCCAGGCATACCCTGATTCCGACCGTCAGAGAGATGAAGCTGTTCTTGACCTGCCGCCAGAGTATTATGGCGGCTTTGACGAACACGGCCACTGGGTTCCCGCTCAATCTGATGCTCAAAAGCACCATTACTATCTGAAACCCAAAGAAAAGCTGACAGAACAACAGCAGGAAGCCGTAAAAAACGTATATTCGTGCCGGCCCGTTCACCCCACTCAGCTCTATGCCAGTGCAAATGGACTTCTTCTTGCGGGTGTTTTGTTTTTATTTTGGCGGCGTTTCAGAGATGCAAAACCCGGCTGGACATTTTCGCTGATGCTCATCCTTTACGGCACGACCCGATTCGTGCTGGAGTCCATAAGAGCGGACAACCCCTTCGAATATGGATGGTGGGCACTTTACAAAGGCGGAACGGTGTCACAAAACATCGGCATTTACATGGTCATAACGGGCCTTGTTCTGTTTTATGTCTTCAACAGGATGAGCAGATCGTCACGTAAGCCCACCTAA